In the Flavisolibacter tropicus genome, one interval contains:
- a CDS encoding PQQ-dependent sugar dehydrogenase: MIRLTLPVIVFCCGCLLSCSTSSNNKNGAAESRNDTTQPPVETKDPNTKYKPAFAGQTRIAGVTTTTPYEGTAITKALNHPWGIAVLPDGRLLITEKSGTMRIATTSGQLSETISGIPSVNSSGQGGLLGITIDPQYASNRMVYWVFSEKTSQGNLTAVAKGKLSADEHSIENATVIYRATPAFNSNMHYGGRILVDATGNLIVSTGERSDIITRPQAQDLNSALGKIVRITKDGQPAPGNPFTGRAGARPELYSYGHRNVQGLAFHPVTGDLWENEFGPRGGDELNRIQAGHNYGWPTITYGLEYSGQMVGEGITQKDGLDQPVYYWDPVLSPSGMTFYSGDQIPEWKNNLFIGGLSSNHIARLVIRDNKVVGEERLLSGEGQRFRDVAQGKDGALYAITDEGRLYRIAKK, from the coding sequence TAAAAATGGTGCTGCCGAGTCAAGAAATGACACCACTCAGCCTCCCGTAGAGACCAAGGATCCGAATACCAAATACAAACCTGCCTTTGCCGGACAAACACGAATAGCAGGAGTAACAACAACTACACCCTATGAAGGAACAGCTATAACAAAAGCGTTGAATCATCCATGGGGAATTGCAGTCCTTCCAGATGGCCGCCTATTAATTACCGAAAAAAGCGGAACAATGCGGATAGCTACAACCTCCGGACAACTAAGTGAAACGATATCAGGGATTCCTTCAGTAAATTCCTCAGGTCAAGGAGGACTTCTAGGAATTACTATTGATCCACAATACGCAAGCAATCGCATGGTGTATTGGGTATTTTCTGAAAAAACTTCCCAAGGCAATTTAACAGCTGTGGCAAAAGGAAAACTTTCGGCAGATGAGCATAGTATAGAAAATGCAACGGTTATCTACCGTGCCACACCAGCCTTTAACAGCAACATGCACTATGGCGGACGCATTTTAGTTGATGCTACCGGCAATTTAATAGTAAGCACAGGTGAGCGCTCTGATATCATTACTCGCCCACAGGCACAGGACTTAAATTCAGCCTTGGGAAAAATTGTACGTATCACAAAAGATGGACAGCCAGCCCCTGGCAACCCCTTTACTGGCCGTGCAGGTGCACGCCCTGAATTATATTCCTATGGTCATCGCAATGTGCAGGGACTAGCCTTTCACCCAGTGACTGGCGATTTGTGGGAGAATGAATTTGGACCAAGAGGCGGTGATGAATTGAATCGTATTCAAGCCGGGCACAACTATGGCTGGCCTACGATTACCTACGGATTAGAATATAGCGGACAGATGGTAGGTGAAGGTATCACTCAAAAAGATGGATTAGACCAACCTGTGTACTATTGGGATCCTGTACTTTCTCCTAGCGGTATGACTTTCTATAGCGGTGATCAGATTCCTGAGTGGAAAAACAATTTATTTATTGGGGGACTCAGTAGCAATCACATTGCACGGTTAGTTATTCGAGATAACAAGGTGGTTGGTGAAGAGCGCTTGCTTAGCGGTGAAGGACAACGCTTTCGTGATGTTGCACAAGGCAAGGATGGTGCTTTATACGCCATTACGGATGAAGGACGCTTATATCGTATTGCTAAGAAATGA